A single window of Streptomyces aquilus DNA harbors:
- a CDS encoding MFS transporter — MSQKTLTENAQAGAVEAPSDASSNKRWWILAVIALAQLMVVLDATIVNIALPSAQADLGFSDGNRQWIVTAYALAFASLLLLGGRIADLFGRKTAFLIGVAGFAAVSALGGAATNFEMLVTARALQGAFGALLAPAALSLLNTTFTDAKERAKAFSVYGAIAGAGGAVGLLLGGILTDAFDWRWTLYVNVVIAVAAFAGGWLLLHNHRDAGNSKLDVPGTVLVAAGLFSLVYGFSNAETHDWDSPATWGFLIAGGVLLAAFSWWQTKAAHPLLPLRILLDRNRAASFLAVLISGGGMFGVFLFLTYYLQLNLGFSPTKTGVAFLPMVAALMVAAQVGTTKLVPRMGPKAVIPLGFGIAAVGMAWLTGIGVGSSYSSAVLPQLIVIGFGLGLVMPPAMQLATGGVAAEDAGVASATVNAMQQVGGSIGTALLNTLAASAATDYLAGKDQSNKLVQAQATIESYTTAFWWSAGLFAVGTLIAFLLYRRGVPEQDPDAAPMVHM, encoded by the coding sequence ATGTCCCAGAAGACCCTGACCGAGAACGCCCAGGCGGGCGCGGTCGAGGCGCCGTCCGACGCCTCCTCGAACAAGCGGTGGTGGATCCTCGCCGTCATCGCCCTCGCCCAGCTGATGGTGGTCCTCGACGCCACCATCGTGAACATCGCCCTGCCCTCGGCGCAGGCCGACCTCGGGTTCTCCGACGGCAACCGGCAGTGGATCGTCACCGCCTACGCGCTGGCCTTCGCCTCCCTCCTGCTGCTCGGCGGCCGCATCGCCGACCTCTTCGGCCGCAAGACGGCGTTCCTGATCGGAGTGGCCGGCTTCGCCGCGGTCTCCGCGCTCGGCGGTGCCGCGACCAACTTCGAGATGCTGGTCACCGCCCGTGCCCTCCAGGGTGCCTTCGGCGCCCTCCTCGCGCCCGCCGCGCTGTCGCTGCTGAACACCACGTTCACCGACGCCAAGGAACGCGCCAAGGCCTTCAGCGTCTACGGCGCCATCGCCGGCGCCGGCGGTGCGGTGGGTCTGCTGCTCGGCGGCATCCTGACCGACGCCTTCGACTGGCGCTGGACGCTCTACGTCAACGTCGTCATCGCCGTCGCCGCCTTCGCCGGCGGCTGGCTCCTGCTGCACAACCACCGCGACGCCGGGAACTCCAAGCTGGACGTGCCGGGCACGGTCCTGGTCGCCGCCGGTCTGTTCTCCCTGGTCTACGGCTTCTCCAACGCCGAGACGCACGACTGGGACTCGCCCGCGACCTGGGGCTTCCTGATCGCCGGCGGTGTCCTGCTGGCCGCCTTCTCCTGGTGGCAGACCAAGGCCGCGCACCCGCTGCTGCCGCTGCGCATCCTGCTCGACCGCAACCGCGCCGCCTCCTTCCTCGCCGTGCTGATCTCCGGCGGCGGCATGTTCGGTGTCTTCCTCTTCCTCACCTACTACCTCCAGCTCAACCTCGGCTTCAGCCCGACGAAGACCGGTGTCGCGTTCCTGCCGATGGTCGCCGCGCTGATGGTCGCCGCCCAGGTGGGCACGACCAAGCTGGTGCCGCGGATGGGCCCGAAGGCCGTCATCCCGCTGGGCTTCGGCATCGCCGCGGTCGGCATGGCCTGGCTGACCGGCATCGGGGTCGGGTCCTCGTACTCCAGCGCGGTGCTGCCGCAGCTGATCGTGATCGGTTTCGGACTCGGCCTGGTCATGCCGCCCGCGATGCAGCTGGCCACCGGCGGGGTCGCCGCGGAGGACGCCGGTGTCGCCTCCGCCACCGTCAACGCCATGCAGCAGGTGGGCGGTTCGATCGGTACGGCGCTGCTGAACACCCTGGCCGCGAGCGCCGCGACCGACTACCTGGCCGGCAAGGACCAGAGCAACAAGCTGGTCCAGGCCCAGGCCACCATCGAGAGCTACACCACCGCCTTCTGGTGGTCGGCGGGCCTGTTCGCGGTCGGCACGCTGATCGCGTTCCTGCTCTACCGCCGCGGAGTGCCGGAGCAGGACCCGGACGCCGCACCCATGGTCCACATGTAG
- a CDS encoding alpha/beta fold hydrolase produces MTGGTFGVENAELYYEVRGSGPALLMISGAGGDAGYYAQVATDLADAFTVITYDRRGNSRSTGRTGAPMSLAEQAADARALIAGPAGGRALVFGNSGGAVIGLTLAALHPECLAGLIAHEPPAVNVLPADDPEREFFADVADRYARGGAPAAGRRFAETVRGEGTYRWPDDLWRRFLGNQDHLFGTEWPGFAGFRPDEGALKSAPFPIVLAAGAEDHDTYYARPSVEIARRIGAPWVEFPGIHMEFLRDPARFAAALRAVLAQMVE; encoded by the coding sequence GTGACCGGCGGCACGTTCGGGGTCGAGAACGCGGAGCTGTACTACGAGGTGCGGGGGAGTGGTCCGGCGCTGCTGATGATCAGCGGGGCGGGCGGGGACGCGGGCTACTACGCGCAGGTCGCGACGGACCTCGCCGACGCGTTCACGGTCATCACCTACGACCGGCGCGGCAACTCCCGCAGCACGGGGCGCACCGGGGCGCCGATGAGCCTCGCCGAGCAGGCGGCCGACGCCCGCGCGCTCATCGCCGGGCCGGCCGGCGGCCGGGCGCTGGTGTTCGGCAACAGCGGGGGTGCCGTCATCGGGCTGACGCTGGCGGCGCTCCATCCCGAGTGCCTGGCCGGTCTGATCGCCCACGAACCGCCCGCCGTGAACGTCCTGCCCGCCGACGATCCGGAGCGCGAGTTCTTCGCCGACGTCGCCGACCGCTACGCACGGGGCGGCGCCCCGGCCGCGGGCCGCCGGTTCGCCGAGACGGTCCGCGGCGAGGGGACGTACCGCTGGCCGGACGATCTGTGGCGGCGCTTCCTGGGCAACCAGGACCATCTCTTCGGCACCGAGTGGCCCGGCTTCGCCGGCTTCCGGCCCGACGAGGGCGCGCTGAAGTCGGCGCCCTTCCCGATCGTCCTGGCCGCCGGCGCGGAGGACCACGACACCTACTACGCGCGCCCCTCCGTCGAGATCGCCCGCAGGATCGGGGCACCCTGGGTGGAGTTCCCCGGCATCCACATGGAGTTCCTGCGGGATCCGGCCCGGTTCGCGGCGGCGCTCAGGGCGGTGCTCGCGCAGATGGTGGAGTGA
- a CDS encoding ArsR/SmtB family transcription factor, whose amino-acid sequence MSDAALWAALADPHRRAIVALLLERPRPVGEIVEACGLSQPSTSKHLKVLREAGLVRVRQEAQRRVYALDPAPIAALDAWLAPYRRLWNSSLDALGRRLDDSEEPLPKD is encoded by the coding sequence ATGTCCGACGCCGCGCTCTGGGCCGCCCTCGCCGATCCCCACCGCCGGGCCATCGTCGCGCTGCTCCTGGAGCGGCCGCGGCCCGTCGGGGAGATCGTGGAGGCATGCGGCCTGAGCCAGCCGAGCACCTCGAAGCATCTGAAGGTGCTCAGAGAGGCCGGTCTGGTCCGGGTCCGGCAGGAGGCGCAGCGCCGCGTCTACGCCCTCGACCCGGCCCCGATCGCCGCCCTCGACGCCTGGCTCGCCCCCTACCGGAGGCTGTGGAACAGCAGTCTGGACGCGCTGGGCCGACGCCTGGACGACTCCGAGGAACCCCTCCCGAAGGACTGA
- a CDS encoding SRPBCC family protein, which translates to MSADLTGTYLTLDDGRPAVRFSRTYGHPIDRVWQFVTDADELAHWFPSRAEIDLRPGGEVRFSGDPNMPESTGRVLAVEAPRHLSFAWGDDELRFDLEELGDKSTRFTLTNVLSEENTAARNGAGWEVCLAALDRHADGSPGSRAPWKEFYDGYVAAGAPSGAPVPGLD; encoded by the coding sequence ATGTCCGCAGACCTGACCGGCACCTACCTGACCCTCGACGACGGCCGCCCCGCCGTCCGCTTCAGCCGCACCTACGGCCATCCGATCGACCGCGTCTGGCAGTTCGTGACCGACGCCGACGAACTCGCCCACTGGTTCCCGTCCCGCGCCGAGATCGACCTGCGCCCGGGCGGCGAGGTGCGGTTCAGCGGCGACCCCAACATGCCGGAATCCACCGGCCGCGTCCTCGCCGTCGAAGCGCCCCGGCACCTCTCCTTCGCCTGGGGTGACGACGAACTGCGCTTCGACCTGGAGGAGTTGGGCGACAAGAGCACCCGCTTCACGCTCACCAACGTGCTCAGCGAGGAGAACACCGCCGCCCGCAACGGCGCCGGCTGGGAGGTCTGCCTGGCCGCCCTGGACCGGCACGCCGACGGCTCGCCCGGGAGCCGGGCGCCCTGGAAGGAGTTCTACGACGGCTATGTCGCCGCCGGTGCCCCGTCCGGCGCGCCCGTGCCCGGGCTCGACTGA
- a CDS encoding NHLP bacteriocin export ABC transporter permease/ATPase subunit, translated as MTTAPEGDLVLQALGSMGTPYDLAGHTRLDLEGPQVLWLVASGAVDLFAVDAEQQGHWHHLGRLEAGSLLLGPTPGPQHTLVARPLRDCVVHRIGLRELYQPANTQTWSYDEYGNPQYVPPTTSPLEYALALGVGRSLSILFQAPMASERAAEITDDDVFWMQVPPGSVQYGSVYGAEAAADLLMDPAVWQSMVDQQYRLLTTLDRWIEQLERTHETRTAEGIKAGEAVRAQADRTLLASIGKASGKRATAADADASYAACKLVAQAAGITLTDPAQSGTGSDRLDPVEQIALASRVRTRAVRLDGTWWRDNVGPLVGHRALSGAPVALLWRRGGYVAVHPATGRETPVEKANAEEFEPRAVMFYRPLPDRALSPLRLLRFSMQNMGGDLTNLLLSGLVTVAIGAIVPIATGKVLGEFVPKAQTHLIVQVCLAVMVGSLVAATFMLLQNLTILRLEGRIEATLQPAVWDRLLRLPTKFFTERSTGELASAAMGISAIRRLLAGVGPVVAQSVTVGAMNLGLLFWYSVPMAFAAIGMLVVIAGVFLGLGLWQVRWQRRLVVLGNKLNNQAFQTLRGLPKLRVAAAENYAYAAWAAQFARSRELQQKVGRIKNLTTVMGAVYLPVCTLLMFMLLAGPARGSMSAAAFLSFNTSVTMVLTSVTQLTGAFVSAVGALPLFEEIKPVLEATPEVRTASTRPGPLSGGIEARRLSFRYSDDGPLILDDVSFEVKPGEFVAIVGPSGCGKSTLLRLLIGFDPPVSGSVLYDGQDLAALDQSAVRRQCGVVLQHAQPFTGSIMDVICGNEPYTPEEVMAAAQMAGLAEDIQRMPMGLHTIVSGSGAVSGGQRQRLMIAQALIRRPRILFFDEATSALDNETQRTVIESTKALNATRIVIAHRLSTVLDADRVIVMEDGKVAQQGPPAHLLADTNGRLHELVRRQMA; from the coding sequence ATGACGACCGCACCCGAGGGGGACCTCGTCCTCCAGGCCCTCGGCTCGATGGGCACGCCGTACGACCTCGCCGGGCACACCCGCCTGGACCTCGAAGGGCCGCAGGTGCTGTGGCTGGTGGCGTCCGGTGCGGTGGACCTGTTCGCGGTGGACGCCGAACAGCAGGGCCACTGGCACCACTTGGGCCGCCTGGAGGCGGGCTCGCTGCTGCTCGGCCCGACACCGGGCCCCCAGCACACCCTGGTGGCCCGCCCGCTCAGGGACTGCGTGGTGCACCGCATCGGGCTGCGCGAGCTGTACCAGCCCGCGAACACCCAGACCTGGTCCTACGACGAGTACGGCAACCCGCAGTACGTCCCGCCGACGACGAGCCCGCTGGAGTACGCCCTCGCCCTCGGTGTCGGCCGCAGCCTGTCCATCCTCTTCCAGGCGCCGATGGCGAGCGAACGCGCCGCGGAGATCACCGACGACGACGTCTTCTGGATGCAGGTCCCGCCGGGCAGTGTGCAGTACGGCTCGGTGTACGGCGCGGAGGCCGCCGCCGACCTGCTGATGGACCCCGCGGTGTGGCAGTCCATGGTCGACCAGCAGTACCGGCTGCTGACCACGCTGGACCGCTGGATCGAGCAGCTGGAACGCACCCACGAGACCCGCACCGCCGAGGGCATCAAGGCCGGTGAGGCGGTCCGCGCGCAGGCCGACCGGACGCTGCTGGCGTCGATCGGCAAGGCGTCGGGCAAGCGCGCCACGGCCGCCGACGCGGACGCCTCGTACGCGGCGTGCAAGCTGGTGGCGCAGGCGGCCGGGATCACCCTGACCGATCCGGCGCAGTCCGGCACCGGCAGCGACCGGCTCGACCCGGTGGAGCAGATCGCGCTCGCCTCGCGGGTGCGCACCCGGGCGGTCCGGCTGGACGGCACCTGGTGGCGGGACAACGTCGGCCCGCTGGTGGGCCATCGGGCGCTGTCCGGGGCGCCGGTCGCGCTGCTGTGGCGGCGCGGCGGCTATGTGGCGGTGCATCCGGCGACGGGGCGGGAGACGCCGGTCGAGAAGGCCAACGCGGAGGAGTTCGAGCCGCGCGCGGTGATGTTCTACCGCCCGCTGCCCGACCGGGCGCTCAGTCCGCTGCGGCTGCTGCGGTTCAGCATGCAGAACATGGGCGGCGACCTGACGAACCTCCTGCTCAGCGGCCTCGTCACGGTGGCGATCGGCGCGATCGTGCCCATCGCCACCGGCAAGGTGCTGGGTGAGTTCGTACCGAAGGCCCAGACGCATCTGATCGTCCAGGTCTGTCTGGCGGTGATGGTCGGCAGTCTCGTCGCCGCCACCTTCATGCTGTTGCAGAACCTGACGATCCTGCGCCTGGAGGGACGGATCGAGGCGACCCTCCAACCGGCCGTGTGGGACCGGCTGTTGAGGCTGCCCACCAAGTTCTTCACCGAGCGTTCGACGGGTGAGCTGGCGAGCGCGGCGATGGGCATCAGCGCGATCCGCCGGCTGCTGGCCGGTGTCGGTCCGGTGGTCGCCCAGTCGGTGACCGTCGGCGCGATGAACCTGGGCCTGCTGTTCTGGTACAGCGTGCCGATGGCGTTCGCGGCGATCGGCATGCTGGTCGTGATCGCCGGGGTGTTCCTCGGGCTCGGACTGTGGCAGGTGCGCTGGCAGCGGCGCCTGGTGGTGCTCGGCAACAAGCTGAACAACCAGGCGTTCCAGACCCTGCGCGGGCTGCCCAAGCTGCGGGTCGCGGCCGCCGAGAACTACGCCTACGCGGCCTGGGCCGCCCAGTTCGCGCGCAGCCGTGAGCTCCAGCAGAAGGTGGGGCGGATCAAGAACCTCACCACGGTGATGGGCGCGGTGTATCTGCCGGTCTGCACGCTGCTGATGTTCATGCTGCTGGCGGGCCCGGCGCGCGGGTCGATGTCGGCGGCGGCGTTCCTGAGCTTCAACACCTCGGTGACGATGGTGCTGACGTCCGTGACCCAGCTGACCGGCGCGTTCGTGTCGGCGGTGGGCGCGCTGCCGCTGTTCGAGGAGATCAAGCCGGTCCTGGAGGCCACCCCGGAGGTCCGCACGGCGAGCACCCGGCCGGGCCCGCTGTCCGGCGGGATCGAGGCGCGCCGGCTGTCCTTCCGCTACTCGGACGACGGCCCGCTGATCCTCGACGACGTGTCCTTCGAGGTGAAGCCGGGCGAGTTCGTGGCGATCGTCGGCCCGAGCGGTTGCGGCAAGTCGACGCTGCTCAGGCTGCTGATCGGCTTCGACCCGCCGGTCTCCGGCAGTGTGCTGTACGACGGGCAGGACCTGGCGGCCCTCGACCAGTCGGCGGTGCGCCGGCAGTGCGGGGTGGTGCTCCAGCACGCCCAGCCGTTCACCGGCTCGATCATGGACGTCATCTGCGGCAACGAGCCGTACACCCCGGAGGAGGTGATGGCGGCGGCGCAGATGGCGGGGCTCGCGGAGGACATCCAGCGGATGCCGATGGGCCTGCACACGATCGTCTCCGGCAGCGGAGCCGTCTCCGGCGGCCAGCGTCAACGGCTCATGATCGCCCAGGCGTTGATCCGCCGCCCGCGCATCCTGTTCTTCGACGAGGCGACCAGCGCCCTCGACAACGAGACGCAGCGCACGGTCATCGAGTCCACGAAGGCCCTCAACGCCACCCGCATCGTCATCGCGCACCGTCTGTCCACGGTGCTGGACGCCGACCGCGTGATCGTGATGGAGGACGGCAAGGTCGCCCAGCAGGGCCCGCCCGCACACCTCCTCGCGGACACGAACGGGCGGCTGCACGAGCTGGTGAGGCGGCAGATGGCGTAG
- a CDS encoding NHLP family bacteriocin export ABC transporter peptidase/permease/ATPase subunit → MSTAQETRSRRRSAPPKRPVPKGKGKTVRTPTVLQMEAVECGAASLAMVLGHFGKHVPLEELRIACGVSRDGSRASNLLKAARGYGLTAKGMQMDTAALAEVKAPAVLFWEFNHYVVYDGMGRRFGRRGVYINDPGKGRRFVPMEDFDSSFTGVVLIMEPGDGFTKGGRKPGVLGAMPARLRGTAGTMPAAVLASLLLVLVGAAVPALSRVYIDMFLIGGQTSLLGVLFASMGTCVALTLVLTWLQQANLLRGRIISSTLSSARFLRHLLRLPVTFFSQRSPADLVQRLQSNDAVAETLARDLAAAGVDAVVVVLYAVLLYTYDPQLTFVGIGVALLNIVAMRVVIRLRATRTAKLRADSARLTNTAYTGLQLIETMKATGGEDGYFRKWAGQHATTLEEQQRLGVPSAWLGVVAPTLASLNSAVILWIGGMRAVEGGISVGLLVAFQSLVTRFTAPITRLNGVAGRIQDFAADVARLKDVENFQADPLYGRAGGAESTRRLHGHVELQNISFGYNPLDKPLLTGFDLTVGPGQQVALVGGSGSGKSTVSRLISGLYAPWEGVIRIDGRRLEDIPRGALASSVSFVDQDVFLFEGSVRDNVALWDPSIPDDAVVDALRDAALYDVVMRRPGGINSRVEQDGRNFSGGQRQRLEIARALVRRPSILVLDEVTSALDAETEQTVMDNLRKRGCACVVIAHRLSTVRDSDEIVVLQHGTIVERGRHEELVARGGAYAALVRER, encoded by the coding sequence GTGAGCACCGCACAGGAGACCCGTAGCCGCCGCCGGTCCGCCCCGCCCAAGCGCCCGGTGCCCAAGGGCAAGGGCAAGACGGTCCGCACGCCCACCGTTCTCCAGATGGAGGCCGTGGAGTGCGGCGCCGCCTCCCTCGCGATGGTCCTCGGCCACTTCGGCAAGCACGTCCCGCTGGAGGAGCTGCGCATCGCGTGCGGTGTCTCCCGCGACGGCTCGCGCGCCAGCAACCTGCTGAAGGCGGCCCGCGGTTACGGTCTGACGGCCAAGGGCATGCAGATGGACACGGCCGCCCTCGCCGAGGTGAAGGCGCCGGCCGTGCTGTTCTGGGAGTTCAACCACTACGTCGTCTACGACGGCATGGGCCGCCGCTTCGGCCGCCGCGGCGTCTACATCAACGACCCCGGCAAGGGCCGCCGGTTCGTGCCGATGGAGGACTTCGACTCCAGCTTCACCGGCGTCGTCCTGATCATGGAGCCGGGTGACGGCTTCACCAAGGGTGGCCGCAAGCCCGGGGTGCTGGGCGCGATGCCGGCCCGGCTGCGCGGCACCGCGGGCACCATGCCGGCCGCGGTGCTGGCGAGCCTGCTGCTGGTGCTGGTGGGCGCGGCGGTGCCCGCGCTGAGCCGCGTCTACATCGACATGTTCCTCATCGGGGGCCAGACCTCCCTGCTCGGCGTGCTGTTCGCGTCGATGGGAACGTGTGTGGCGCTCACCCTGGTCCTGACCTGGCTCCAGCAGGCGAACCTGCTGCGCGGCCGCATCATCTCCTCGACCCTCTCCAGCGCCCGCTTCCTGCGCCATCTGCTGCGGCTGCCGGTGACGTTCTTCTCCCAGCGCAGCCCGGCCGACCTGGTGCAGCGGCTCCAGTCCAACGACGCGGTGGCCGAGACGCTGGCCCGCGATCTCGCGGCGGCGGGCGTGGACGCGGTGGTCGTCGTTCTCTACGCCGTCCTCCTCTACACCTACGACCCGCAGTTGACGTTCGTCGGCATCGGCGTCGCGCTGCTGAACATCGTCGCCATGCGCGTGGTCATCCGGCTGCGCGCCACCCGCACCGCCAAACTCCGCGCGGACAGCGCCCGGTTGACCAACACCGCCTACACGGGCCTTCAGTTGATCGAGACGATGAAGGCGACCGGCGGCGAGGACGGCTACTTCCGCAAGTGGGCCGGGCAGCACGCCACCACCCTGGAGGAGCAGCAGCGGCTCGGGGTGCCGTCCGCCTGGCTGGGCGTGGTCGCGCCGACGCTGGCCTCGCTGAACAGCGCGGTGATCCTGTGGATCGGCGGCATGCGCGCCGTCGAGGGCGGTATCTCGGTCGGCCTGCTCGTCGCCTTCCAGTCGCTGGTCACCCGCTTCACCGCCCCCATCACCCGCCTCAACGGCGTCGCGGGCCGCATCCAGGACTTCGCGGCCGACGTGGCCCGCCTGAAGGACGTGGAGAACTTCCAGGCCGACCCGCTCTACGGCCGGGCCGGCGGCGCCGAGTCGACCCGCCGGCTGCACGGGCACGTGGAGCTCCAGAACATCTCCTTCGGCTACAACCCGCTGGACAAGCCCCTGCTGACCGGCTTCGACCTGACGGTCGGCCCGGGGCAGCAGGTGGCGCTGGTCGGCGGTTCGGGCAGCGGCAAGTCGACGGTCTCCCGGCTGATATCCGGCCTGTACGCGCCCTGGGAGGGCGTCATCCGCATCGACGGCCGGCGCCTGGAGGACATCCCGCGCGGCGCCCTCGCCTCCTCCGTCTCCTTCGTCGACCAGGACGTCTTCCTCTTCGAGGGCTCGGTCCGCGACAACGTGGCGCTGTGGGACCCGTCGATCCCGGACGACGCGGTGGTGGACGCGCTGCGGGACGCCGCCCTGTACGACGTGGTGATGCGTCGCCCCGGTGGCATCAACAGCCGGGTCGAGCAGGACGGCCGGAACTTCTCCGGCGGCCAGCGTCAACGCCTGGAGATCGCGCGGGCGTTGGTCCGGCGGCCCAGCATCCTCGTCCTCGACGAGGTGACGAGCGCACTGGACGCAGAGACCGAGCAGACGGTGATGGACAACCTCCGCAAGCGCGGCTGCGCCTGTGTGGTGATCGCGCACCGGCTGAGCACCGTGCGGGACAGCGACGAGATCGTCGTACTCCAGCACGGCACGATCGTGGAACGCGGACGGCACGAGGAGCTGGTGGCGCGCGGCGGCGCGTACGCGGCTCTGGTCAGGGAGCGCTGA
- a CDS encoding HlyD family efflux transporter periplasmic adaptor subunit, with amino-acid sequence MQFRQQALAKLQSPEELDLPVRFARPQGWLALSVTVVVMAAASVWAVTGSVASTVGAPAILTHGQGSYILQSPVAGQVTAVLAEQGERLPADSPVLKVRTADGDTVVRSVAAGRVTALAATIGQIIQTGANVAAVERVAHASDPLYATVYVPAENAASIPANAAVDLTVSSVPTQEYGVLRGHVKAVDRSAQSAQQISAFLGDSQLGEQFTKDGRPVAVTVRLDKSSGTKSGYRWSSADGPPFALTSMTVARGSIRLADQRPVDWLLP; translated from the coding sequence GTGCAGTTCCGCCAACAGGCCCTCGCCAAGCTCCAGTCGCCGGAGGAGCTCGACCTTCCGGTGCGGTTCGCCCGCCCTCAGGGGTGGCTCGCGCTGTCCGTGACGGTGGTCGTGATGGCCGCCGCGTCAGTGTGGGCGGTCACCGGTTCGGTCGCCTCCACCGTGGGCGCGCCCGCCATCCTCACCCACGGGCAGGGCAGTTACATCCTGCAGAGCCCGGTCGCGGGCCAGGTCACCGCCGTCCTAGCCGAGCAGGGCGAGCGGCTGCCCGCCGACTCCCCGGTGTTGAAGGTGCGCACCGCGGACGGTGACACCGTCGTCCGCTCGGTCGCCGCGGGCCGGGTCACCGCGCTCGCCGCCACCATCGGCCAGATCATCCAGACCGGCGCCAACGTGGCGGCCGTGGAGAGGGTCGCGCACGCCTCCGATCCGCTGTACGCCACCGTGTACGTCCCCGCCGAGAACGCCGCCTCGATCCCCGCGAACGCGGCCGTGGACCTGACGGTGTCGTCGGTGCCGACGCAGGAGTACGGCGTGCTGCGCGGCCATGTGAAGGCGGTGGACCGTTCGGCGCAGTCGGCGCAGCAGATCTCCGCGTTCCTCGGCGACAGCCAGCTCGGCGAGCAGTTCACGAAGGACGGCAGGCCGGTGGCCGTGACGGTGAGGCTGGACAAGTCGTCCGGTACGAAGAGCGGTTACCGGTGGTCGTCGGCGGACGGGCCGCCGTTCGCCCTCACCTCCATGACCGTGGCCCGGGGTTCGATCCGTCTCGCCGACCAGCGTCCCGTCGATTGGCTGCTGCCGTGA
- a CDS encoding PaaI family thioesterase, with protein MTMTTAEADKILSANFAPWVLDLGLSVESLGADRATLRLPWSDRLSREGGALSGQALMAAADTATVIAVAAARGGYGPMTTVQQSTSFQRAVSGSDVLIQAVITKLGRRMAFADITMTDAGSGELAARASTVYALLG; from the coding sequence ATGACGATGACCACCGCCGAAGCCGACAAGATCCTCTCCGCCAACTTCGCCCCTTGGGTGCTCGACCTGGGCCTGTCGGTCGAGTCCCTGGGCGCGGACCGGGCGACCCTGCGCCTTCCCTGGTCGGACCGGCTGTCCCGGGAGGGCGGCGCGCTGTCGGGGCAGGCGCTGATGGCCGCCGCGGACACCGCCACCGTGATCGCCGTGGCGGCGGCGCGAGGCGGCTACGGGCCGATGACGACCGTGCAGCAGTCGACGTCGTTCCAGCGCGCGGTGTCCGGTTCGGATGTCCTGATCCAGGCGGTGATCACCAAGCTGGGTCGGCGCATGGCGTTCGCCGACATCACGATGACCGACGCGGGCTCAGGGGAACTCGCGGCCCGGGCGAGCACGGTCTACGCACTTCTCGGCTGA
- a CDS encoding S1 family peptidase encodes MSHKRIPKRKAAIAAGGVVALGAAAILLPNANASQDGSSSNGAAAAPKTLKASDASDLASQLQELLGEAFAGSYYDTDQKQLVVNVVSGDNNNVIVQAEKAGAKIREVDNSLAELAAGAQTLKTRATIPGTAWAVDPRTNKILVTADSTVTGAKWDRLESTVDTLGSGMATIKKSAGTFKTFVSGGDAIFGGGARCSAGFNVTAGDGSPAFLTAGHCGVAAAEWSDAQDGQPIATVDQATFPGDGDFALVKYDDPATVAPSEVNVGDGQTVQISQAADAEVGLQVFRMGSTTGLKDGQVLGLDATVNYPEGTVTGLIQTDVCAEPGDSGGSLFTQDGLAIGLTSGGSGDCTVGGETFFQPVTTALEAVGATLGAGDAAGGGEQAGAGDEAGADAGDEAGAGEEAGAGQEVGGEEAGAGQEVGGEEAGQQAGGGQEVGGQDTGAGAEQGDSGLTETH; translated from the coding sequence TTGAGTCACAAGCGAATCCCCAAGCGCAAGGCCGCGATCGCGGCAGGCGGCGTGGTGGCGCTCGGAGCGGCGGCGATCCTCCTGCCCAACGCCAACGCCTCCCAGGACGGCTCCTCGTCCAACGGGGCCGCGGCAGCGCCGAAGACGCTGAAGGCGTCGGACGCATCGGATCTCGCCTCACAGCTCCAGGAACTGCTCGGCGAGGCCTTCGCCGGTTCGTACTACGACACGGACCAGAAGCAGCTCGTCGTCAACGTCGTCTCGGGCGACAACAACAACGTCATCGTCCAGGCCGAGAAGGCCGGCGCGAAGATACGCGAGGTCGACAACAGCCTCGCCGAACTCGCCGCGGGCGCGCAGACGCTGAAGACCCGGGCGACCATCCCGGGCACCGCGTGGGCCGTCGACCCCAGGACGAACAAGATCCTGGTCACCGCCGACAGCACGGTCACCGGCGCCAAGTGGGACCGGCTGGAGTCGACGGTCGACACTCTCGGCTCGGGCATGGCGACCATCAAGAAGTCGGCCGGCACCTTCAAGACCTTCGTCTCCGGCGGCGACGCCATCTTCGGCGGCGGCGCCCGCTGCTCGGCCGGGTTCAACGTCACCGCGGGCGACGGCAGCCCGGCCTTCCTGACGGCCGGTCACTGCGGGGTCGCGGCGGCCGAGTGGTCCGACGCGCAGGACGGCCAGCCGATCGCCACCGTCGACCAGGCCACGTTCCCCGGCGACGGTGACTTCGCGCTCGTGAAGTACGACGACCCGGCCACGGTCGCGCCGAGCGAGGTCAACGTCGGCGACGGCCAGACCGTGCAGATCTCCCAGGCCGCCGACGCCGAGGTGGGCCTCCAGGTCTTCAGAATGGGCAGCACCACCGGGCTCAAGGACGGCCAGGTCCTCGGACTCGACGCCACGGTGAACTACCCGGAGGGCACGGTCACCGGCCTCATCCAGACCGACGTCTGCGCCGAGCCCGGCGACAGCGGCGGCTCGCTGTTCACCCAGGACGGGCTGGCCATCGGCCTGACCTCCGGTGGCAGCGGCGACTGCACGGTCGGCGGCGAGACCTTCTTCCAGCCGGTCACCACCGCCCTGGAGGCGGTCGGCGCGACCCTCGGCGCGGGCGACGCGGCGGGCGGCGGCGAGCAGGCGGGCGCCGGTGACGAGGCCGGTGCGGATGCCGGCGACGAGGCGGGCGCGGGCGAGGAAGCCGGTGCCGGCCAGGAGGTCGGCGGCGAGGAAGCGGGCGCCGGCCAGGAAGTCGGCGGTGAGGAGGCCGGCCAGCAGGCCGGTGGCGGCCAGGAGGTCGGCGGCCAGGACACCGGTGCGGGTGCCGAACAGGGCGACTCCGGCCTGACCGAGACCCACTGA